The Candidatus Micrarchaeia archaeon DNA window ACCTTTGAACCCTTGGCCTACGGATATCCCAAAATCCGGAACAGGAAAACTGAAGCCGGAAAATTAAGAGTCCGCCGCTCTGGCCAAGCTGAGCTACGAGCCCGCGAAAACAAGCGCTTACCTAAGCTAGGTAAGAGATTTGCTCACGTAGAACATATTTTGACGGAAAGGAATAAAAACAGATTTGAGAGGGCGCACATGGCGGAAAACGAAGCGGGGCGCTGGAATGAGGCTGGAAGGGCCGCAAAACAAGAAAGAGCGAAAGGGGCGCTTATGCAAGCAGGGGAAAAAACAGCCCCTAAGCGAGTGAAGGGAACCTGGCGCGCAGCCAGGACTGGGGAAACAAATGTGCCTCGGCCGAATTTCAGGGGCGTCTCGCCGTTTGCAGTGAAAATCAGGAACGCGAAGCGCAATGCATTATCTAAAAGGGAACGGGTTGACGCGGTTATAGGGATTTCCACCTTGTTCTCCCGTCGTCCCCGTCTTCCAAGACAAAGCCGAGCTGCCTGAGCCGGTCCCGTATCCTGTCCGAGGCCTTGAAATCCTTCTTCTTGCGCGCGGAATCCCTTAATTCCACGAGCAGGTCCAGGAGCTCGCACGTCTTGTCCGGAATCTGCTTCTTCTCGCGCACCAGCCCCAGGATTTCCAGCACCTTGCCCATCTCCAGCTTGGTGTATTCGAGCGCCTCGTAGTCCAGGCTGTCCCCGGAAAGATGGGCGTTCACGGATTTCATAAGCGAGAACACGTACGTTATGCCGGTCGGGATGTCGAAGTCCAGGTCAACGAAGTGGTAGAAATTGAGGAATTTCTTTTTCAGTTCGTTGGAAAGCGGGATGTCCTTGATTTTCTTTTTGCCGCGCTCCTCGAGCGCGCGGTCTATGCTGTCCAGCGTGTTCATTATGGAACCTACTGTTGCCTCGGCCTGCCGTATCTGCTCGGGGTTGTAATCTATCGGGCTCCTGTAATGCGCCATGGCGAAGAACATCCGCACCGCGTTCGGGCTGTGCTGCGCGAGAACATCCTTGAGCGTCACGAAATTCCCGAGGCTCTTGCTCATCTTCTCCCCCGAGACGGTGAGGAAGCCGGTGTGGAGCCAGAAGCGCACGAAAGGCTTTGCGCCTGCGGCCTCGCTCTGCGCGATTTCGTTTTCGTGGTGGGGGAATATCAAATCCCTGGCACCGCCGTGTATGTCCAGCGTTTTCGCGTACACGCCGGCCATTGCGCTGCATTCTATGTGCCAGCCCGGGCGCCCGCGGCCCCACGGGCTGTCGAACTCTATCGCGTCCCCGCTGGTTTTTTTCCAGAGCGCGAAATCCTCCGGGTTTTTCTTGGTCTCGTCAACAGCTTTCCGCGAGCCTGCGAGTATTTCGTCGAGCTTCTGGCCAGAGAGTTTTCCGTATTCAGGGAACTTCTTCACTTCGAAATACACGCCGGTCTCGGTCTCGTATGCATGGCCGCTTTCCACGAGCTTTTTCACCAGCGCTATTATTTCTGGGATGTGCCCCGTAACTTTAGGATATGCGCTGGCTTCGAGGATGTTGAGCTTTTTGAACAGCTCCGACGCCTCGGCGCTGAACTCCCCGGCGAGCTTGCGGGGGTCCTGCTTGCTTTCCTTCGCCCTTTTCAGTATCTTGTCGTCAACGTCGGTGACGTTCTGGATGTGGAACACTTCGTAGCCCTTCAGGGCGAGGTAGCGCCTGAGCATGTCGAACGCGGCGTAGGTGCGCGCGTGGCCCATGTGGGTGTGGTCGTAGGGCGTGAGGCCGCACACGTAGAGATTCACCCTCATGCCGTTGAGCGGCTCGAACTTTTCCATTTTTTTCGTGAGCGAGTTGTAAAGCTGCATGGCTTAGAGTAGGAAGAAAAGAAATAAATCATCTTCTTTTTTGATGAGTGAACCTGGAAAACTGGGAAAAAGATGGAAAAGAAAGAAGATTATGCGGTTGCGTGCTTGTTGATTTCGTTCTGGGCAAGATATTGCGTTGCCGGGAAGAAGACCAGCGCGAGCACGAAGAGGAGTATGTTGCTCTGGGCTCCTTTCGACAGCGCGGACACATCGTCGCAATACTTCCATATCGCGTAGAAGTTTATTATCGGGATAAACATCAGGACGAGGTCTATGAGCGCGTTCCCGTCTTTCTTCAGCAGCTCGTACAGCTCCTTCCGGGTCATGTAGAACCAATAGAGGGCATAGATTCCGAGCGTTACTATGGAAACCGCAATCACGAAGATCGGGTTCCTGTTCTTCACTGCCATTCAAAATCACCTTTTTTTTATTTTAATCCAAAGAAAAATGAAAATGGAAGGTTCAGACGTACTTCTCCACGAAGTCGCCTATGGCCGGTATCTTGTACTTCTGGCCCTGGTATGCGAGGTACGCCAGGTACAGGTCAGCGACCAGGAATATCAGGCCGAACGGGAGCATGCAGATTCCGAGAATGCCTCCGAAGCCCATGGTGACAATGCTCAATACTATGAGCGCAACTACGCACACCATGCCCACCAGGAACATGGCTGCCCAGAGCACCGTTGCCTGGAGCGCGTGGAACCGCACGTAAGAGTCCTCTTTCTTCACTAGATAGAAGATTATGCTGGCCGGGAGGCCGATGAGGTTGATGAGATAGCTCAGTGCGGCCATGAGGTTGCTGTCGTTCTCAGGGGATTTCTCCTTCTTTGCTTCAGTTTTCTCTCCTACGGAAGCCTCTTCCTGTGCTTTTGCCTTTTTCGGCGGCATGAATATCACCAGGTTAAATTCAGGTGTTAGCTTTTAAAAGATTGCTAAATCCTGAGAAGGGCGAAAATGCGCGCCAGGCTGGGAATTATTTTAAAGGTGGCTGGGGAGATAGCGGTATGCCC harbors:
- the cysS gene encoding cysteine--tRNA ligase, whose product is MQLYNSLTKKMEKFEPLNGMRVNLYVCGLTPYDHTHMGHARTYAAFDMLRRYLALKGYEVFHIQNVTDVDDKILKRAKESKQDPRKLAGEFSAEASELFKKLNILEASAYPKVTGHIPEIIALVKKLVESGHAYETETGVYFEVKKFPEYGKLSGQKLDEILAGSRKAVDETKKNPEDFALWKKTSGDAIEFDSPWGRGRPGWHIECSAMAGVYAKTLDIHGGARDLIFPHHENEIAQSEAAGAKPFVRFWLHTGFLTVSGEKMSKSLGNFVTLKDVLAQHSPNAVRMFFAMAHYRSPIDYNPEQIRQAEATVGSIMNTLDSIDRALEERGKKKIKDIPLSNELKKKFLNFYHFVDLDFDIPTGITYVFSLMKSVNAHLSGDSLDYEALEYTKLEMGKVLEILGLVREKKQIPDKTCELLDLLVELRDSARKKKDFKASDRIRDRLRQLGFVLEDGDDGRTRWKSL
- a CDS encoding DUF4234 domain-containing protein, with translation MAVKNRNPIFVIAVSIVTLGIYALYWFYMTRKELYELLKKDGNALIDLVLMFIPIINFYAIWKYCDDVSALSKGAQSNILLFVLALVFFPATQYLAQNEINKHATA
- a CDS encoding DUF4870 domain-containing protein, whose protein sequence is MPPKKAKAQEEASVGEKTEAKKEKSPENDSNLMAALSYLINLIGLPASIIFYLVKKEDSYVRFHALQATVLWAAMFLVGMVCVVALIVLSIVTMGFGGILGICMLPFGLIFLVADLYLAYLAYQGQKYKIPAIGDFVEKYV